A genomic segment from Salvia splendens isolate huo1 chromosome 13, SspV2, whole genome shotgun sequence encodes:
- the LOC121762940 gene encoding CBS domain-containing protein CBSX3, mitochondrial-like — protein MQGGIKAIFSNGGVLMNAVLQHVRVVPPAMRALMFSRHESTSAACIEEHGFESTKISDVLTAKGKGADGSWLWCTTDDSVYDAVKSMTQHNVGALVVVKPGEQNSIAGIITERDYLRKIIVQGRSSKSTKVGDIMTEENKLITVTPDTKVLKAMQLMTDNRIRHIPVVDNGGMMGMVSIGDVVSAVVREHRDELNRLNAYIQGGY, from the exons ATGCAAGGAGGAATTAAAGCAATCTTCTCAAACGGGGGCGTGCTCATGAACGCTGTCCTGCAGCACGTGCGTGTCGTCCCTCCAGCAATGCGGGCGCTCATGTTCTCTCGCCACGAGTCCACCTCTGCAGCCTGCATTGAGGAGCACGGCTTTGAGAGCACCAAGATCTCTGATGTCCTGACCGCCAAGGGGAAGGGGGCGGACGGATCCTGGCTCTGGTGCACCACCGATGATTCTGTCTACGATGCTGTCAAGTCG ATGACTCAGCACAATGTGGGAGCTCTTGTTGTCGTTAAACCAGGGGAACAGAACTCAATCGCCGGGATTATCACTGAAAGAG ATTATCTCCGGAAAATCATAGTCCAGGGAAGATCATCCAAGTCGACAAAAGTCGGGGACATCATGACCGAAGAG AATAAGCTCATTACTGTAACCCCGGACACGAAAGTTCTCAAGGCAATGCAGCTGATGACAG ATAATCGCATCAGGCACATTCCGGTGGTGGACAACGGTGGGATGATGGGGATGGTGTCGATCGGGGACGTGGTGAGTGCCGTTGTGAGGGAGCATCGCGATGAGCTGAACCGCTTGAACGCTTACATACAGGGGGGATACTAG
- the LOC121763096 gene encoding MLO-like protein 1 has translation MAGGEGEGVSLEFTPTWVVAAVCTVIVAISLAVERFIHYTGTYLKKKKQKPLFEAVQKVKEELMLLGFISLMMTVFQGRIVKICVNPGVMDDFLPCSLSARPSSGGEGSNGTHATPEVSGGHRRLLAEEAAAGYCAAKDKVPMLSLEALHHLHIFIFVLAIVHVTFSVLTIVFGGAKIRQWKHWEDSISKDNYNVDNALKHKVTRVQDHDFIKKRFLGVGKNSAILGWLHAFFKQFYASVTKSDYAALRLGFITTHCRGSPKFNFHKYMIRALEDDFKIVVGISWYLWVFVIVFLLLNVNGWHTYFWIAFVPFFLLLAVGTKLEHVISELAHEVAEKHIAIEGELVVRPSDDHFWFSRPQIVLVLIHFILFQNAFEIAFFFWIWVQYGFDSCIMGHVRYIIPRLIIGVFIQVLCSYSTLPLYALVTQMGTNFKKSIFDDHVQAGLIGWAQKVKGKKGLRGALGGGSTEGGSTEGGSSAGVQMASAFGRRAATPLPPPPPQNEVQPANDS, from the exons TATTTGAAGAAAAAGAAGCAAAAGCCACTCTTTGAAGCCGTACAGAAAGTTAAAGAAG AGCTGATGCTGCTCGGGTTCATATCTCTTATGATGACTGTATTTCAAGGCCGCATAGTAAAGATCTGTGTGAATCCTGGTGTCATGGATGACTTCCTGCCATGTTCGCTCTCGGCTAGACCTTCCTCTGGTGGCGAAGGATCCAATGGCACTCATGCCACCCCCGAAGTGAGTGGGGGCCATCGTCGCCTGCTAGCAGAAGAAGCTGCTGCTGGTTATTGTGCTGCAAAG GATAAAGTTCCGATGTTATCTCTGGAAGCGTTGCATCATCTACACATCTTTATCTTTGTTCTAGCGATTGTTCATGTCACATTTTCCGTCCTTACTATTGTATTTGGAGGGGCAAAG ATACGGCAATGGAAGCATTGGGAAGACTCTATATCCAAAGATAATTATAATGTGGATAACG CTCTGAAACACAAGGTCACACGTGTTCAAGATCACGATTTCATCAAGAAGCGATTTTTGGGCGTGGGTAAAAATTCCGCCATATTAGGATGGTTG CATGCCTTCTTTAAGCAATTTTATGCTTCTGTCACCAAGTCGGATTATGCAGCTCTTCGACTAGGTTTTATAACG ACACATTGTCGAGGGAGTCCGAAGTTCAATTTCCACAAGTACATGATTCGTGCTTTGGAAGACGACTTCAAGATTGTCGTTGGCATAAG TTGGTATTTGTGGGTCTTTGTCATCGTGTTCTTGCTGTTGAACGTCAATG GTTGGCATACTTACTTCTGGATCGCGTTCGTTCCCTTCTTC CTTCTTCTTGCTGTCGGCACCAAATTGGAGCACGTGATTAGTGAGCTTGCCCACGAGGTTGCTGAAAAGCACATTGCCATTGAAGGCGAACTGGTTGTACGGCCATCTGACGATCATTTTTGGTTCAGCCGGCCGCAAATCGTCCTCGTCTTGATCCATTTCATTCTTTTCCAAAATGCTTTTGAGATAGCATTTTTCTTTTGGATTTGG GTCCAATACGGCTTCGACTCATGCATAATGGGACACGTCCGGTATATCATTCCTCGCCTCATCATCGG TGTATTCATTCAGGTTCTCTGCAGCTATAGCACGTTGCCGCTCTACGCTCTCGTCACACAG ATGGGAACGAATTTCAAGAAGTCGATCTTCGACGACCACGTGCAAGCCGGCCTCATCGGGTGGGCGCAGAAGGTCAAGGGGAAGAAAGGGCTGAGAGGCGCGCTCGGTGGTGGCTCGACCGAAGGAGGCTCGACAGAAGGAGGCTCGTCGGCTGGAGTTCAGATGGCTTCCGCCTTTGGCCGTAGGGCGGCCACTCCgttgccgccgccgccaccacaaAACGAAGTTCAACCTGCTAACGATTCGTGA